In Microbulbifer agarilyticus, the DNA window CAGTCTTGCCATTTGAGCGTGATCCACCAGGGGCAATTGATGGTGGTGCTGCAGGTGCAGAGCCCGGGGCCTGTATCCCTGTCGTTCAATGAAGGTACTCTGTTCCCGCTGCTGCAGACGGTTTCCGGCCGGGTGCTTCTGGCTAGTTGCGATCCTGGGCGTCGTGCGGATTTGCTGCACGGCGTGCATAACCTGACAGAGGCTGCCGAAGTGGAGCAGTCGTTGTTGGCAGTGCGCGAGGCGGGGTTCGAGCTGCGTACCAGTGAACTAACCGATGGCGTTACCGACTGTGCGGCGCTGGTGGGGCGGCCCGAAGGTGCGACTATTGCTGCGTTGGCGGTTTCCAGCCTCACTTCGGTGGTTGGCAAGAAACTGGAGCGTGAAGAATTGATTCGCTCGGTACAGGAGTCTGCCGGCCGTATCAGTGCGTCGCTCGGGCTTTGATGGTGTTTGAGTGCGTTGAACTTTGGGGTGTGCAGACCTAGCGGGCCTAGAAGGCTTACTAGAAGATTTAAAGGGCGCGCTCTTTCCAGATATAAAAAAAGCGCCCCAAAAGAGGCGCTGAAGCGAGAGAAAATGCCCTGTATGCCACAAATGGCGTTGTGGCAGGGCAAAGATTGCGAAGAGTCAATCGCAACTGACAACGTGTATTGATGCTTGGTCAGGGCCGCCGAGGTTAAGGCCACGGTTGCATAACCACACATCGATACGGGGAGAAACTAGTCGCCGAGCGCCTGGGCGCGCTTGGCTGCATCGACCATGATGCGCGCCTTGTCAGCAATCTGGCTGGCGTTATCGCCCGCCGCATAAATGTTGGACCCCAGGCCAAAGCCGCGGGCACCAGCCTGCCAGTACTCATCCATATTGGTGTCGGTGATGCCGCCTACCGCCAGGGTAAGCACATCTTTTGGTACCACCGCGCCGAGGGAGGTCAGGTACTGTGCTGGGAAATCTGCCACCGGGAACATCTTCAGCACCCGGGCACCGGCCTTGAGTGCGCTGAAGGCCTCCGTGGGGGTGAGGCAACCGGGAACGGAAATCAGGTCACGGTCGATGGTGGCCCGGATAATTTCCGGGTCGCAATTTGGCGAAACAATGATCTTTCCGCCGGCATTTTGTACACTCTGGACCTGCTCTTCGGTGAGCACGGTACCGGCACCACAAATGGTGGTTTCGCCGAAGTTGTCCATGATGTTGGCCAGCCGCTCGATGCTTTTGAGCGGTTCCACAGGGGAGTTCAGCGGAATCTCGATAGCGCGTACACCGGCGTCTAGCAGGGTGTTGGCGACCATGTCGACTTCATCTGGGGTAACGCCGCGAATAATGGCGATCAGTGGGCAGGCTTCCAACGCCTGATGAAACTGCTGGCTCAGCATGTTGTATTCCTGTTGTTCTTACTGGTCTTTTCCCGCAGGGGGTCAGGATGGAGCCAGTATAAGGGGCTACAGGAATATTTGTATATAGTTAATTGTTAACAAAAAGGAAATGGGGTTGTATGATGGGCCTACATCAAGTGGTGCCCGTTCCAGCAACCTGCGGTCGGAGTACCCATAACAATAAAGAGGGTCGTCCGATGAGAGGATTTCAATTAACCGCCTTCAAATTTGCCGCAATTGTGGCGTTTGGCGGTTTCATCTTTGGTCTCGACGCGGCGCTGATTTCCGGCACCGTGCGCTTTATTACCGCTGAGTTTACCCTGTCTGACCTGCAAGTGGGTACCGTGGTAAGTGCGCCGGGTTTTGGGGTGATCTTTGCCCTGCTGGTTACCGGGCGTATCTGCGATGCCTGGGGCCGCAAGACGGCTTTGCTGATCATCGCTGCCTTATACCTGTTATCGGCGATTGGCTCGGTCCTCGCGCCCAACTTTGAAATGCTGGTGGCCGCGCGATTCCTCGGTGGTTTGGCATTTACCTCTCTGTCCCTGGCCTCGATGTATATTGGTGAGATAGCGCCGGCGAATATGCGCGGCAAGCTGGTCTCGATGAACCAGATCACCACAGTGGTAGGGCTGTCTGCCGCGTACTTCGCCAACTACCTGATCCTGCAAGCTTCCAATGCGGACGCTGCCTGGGTAACCACCTTGGGTATCGATCAGTACACCTGGCGCTGGATGCTGGGGGTGGAAGTGGTGCCGGCGCTGATCTGGTTACTGATGCTTCTGATTATTCCGGAGAGCCCGCGCTGGCTGGTGCTGAAAGGTCGTCTTAGTGAAGCGCGCGCAGTCATGGGTAAGCTGATGCCTGCGGGTCATATTGAGCCGCAGATCCAGGAGATTCAGGAGAGCGCTGCCGCTGCGCCTAGCGGCAGTTTCCGGCAGCAAGTTGCCGAGATTTTCAAACCGCGCTTGCGCACCGCCTTCTGGGTAGGCCTCGTCATTGCGGTGGCCCAGCCGATTACCGGCATTAACGCG includes these proteins:
- a CDS encoding IclR family transcriptional regulator, translating into MPAKDKDKSAGQKSDNGSKYAVPALDKALEILEFLAAESLPLSQSDIAQGIGRTNSEIFRVLVGLEARGYLLREEVSGKYRVSLKLLELTRTLSPVSQLRFAAQPEMEALAARLGQSCHLSVIHQGQLMVVLQVQSPGPVSLSFNEGTLFPLLQTVSGRVLLASCDPGRRADLLHGVHNLTEAAEVEQSLLAVREAGFELRTSELTDGVTDCAALVGRPEGATIAALAVSSLTSVVGKKLEREELIRSVQESAGRISASLGL
- a CDS encoding 2-dehydro-3-deoxy-6-phosphogalactonate aldolase encodes the protein MLSQQFHQALEACPLIAIIRGVTPDEVDMVANTLLDAGVRAIEIPLNSPVEPLKSIERLANIMDNFGETTICGAGTVLTEEQVQSVQNAGGKIIVSPNCDPEIIRATIDRDLISVPGCLTPTEAFSALKAGARVLKMFPVADFPAQYLTSLGAVVPKDVLTLAVGGITDTNMDEYWQAGARGFGLGSNIYAAGDNASQIADKARIMVDAAKRAQALGD
- a CDS encoding MFS transporter encodes the protein MRGFQLTAFKFAAIVAFGGFIFGLDAALISGTVRFITAEFTLSDLQVGTVVSAPGFGVIFALLVTGRICDAWGRKTALLIIAALYLLSAIGSVLAPNFEMLVAARFLGGLAFTSLSLASMYIGEIAPANMRGKLVSMNQITTVVGLSAAYFANYLILQASNADAAWVTTLGIDQYTWRWMLGVEVVPALIWLLMLLIIPESPRWLVLKGRLSEARAVMGKLMPAGHIEPQIQEIQESAAAAPSGSFRQQVAEIFKPRLRTAFWVGLVIAVAQPITGINAIMFYAPTVFEQVGIGTDAAFLQAVVVGVVSVMFTILALLLIDRLGRRPLVLFGLAWGGASLFLCSWAFNQASYELTADSLQALAAANIDVSALQALVGTVFETDVSFKQAMYQALGEATARANEAALIQQAIQIDATLVLAGIMCFIASFNLSIGPVMWVLFSEIFPTHVRGVAIPFFALIVSTVSYFVQQFFPWQLNNMGAAEIFLFYAACITVSLALLFRLLPETKNKSIEEIEATMVRA